In Sander vitreus isolate 19-12246 chromosome 12, sanVit1, whole genome shotgun sequence, the following proteins share a genomic window:
- the LOC144526279 gene encoding tubulin beta-2A chain isoform X2 → MREIVHIQAGQCGNQIGAKFWEVISDEHGIDPTGSYQGDSDLQLERINVYYNEASGSKYVPRAILVDLEPGTMDSVRSGPFGQLFRPDNFVFGQSGAGNNWAKGHYTEGAELVDSVLDVVRKESENLDEQMLSVQNKNSSYFVEWIPNNVKTAVCDIPPRGLKMSATFIGNSTAIQELFRRISEQFTAMFRRKAFLHWYTGEGMDEMEFTEAESNMNDLVSEYQQYQDATADEMGEYEEDEIEDEEEVRHDVRH, encoded by the exons ATGAGGGAAATCGTTCACATCCAGGCTGGACAGTGTGGAAATCAGATTGGGGCGAAG TTCTGGGAGGTGATAAGTGATGAGCATGGTATCGATCCAACCGGTAGTTACCAAGGTGACAGTGACCTGCAGCTGGAGAGGATAAATGTCTACTACAATGAGGCATCAG GCAGCAAATATGTCCCTCGTGCCATTCTGGTCGACCTGGAGCCAGGAACCATGGATTCAGTTCGCTCCGGCCCGTTTGGACAGCTATTCAGGCCTGACAACTTTGTATTTG GTCAAAGTGGAGCAGGAAATAACTGGGCCAAGGGTCACTACACTGAGGGAGCTGAGCTAGTCGACTCAGTGCTGGATGTGGTGAGGAAGGAGTCTGAAAACT TGGATGAGCAGATGTTGAGTGTGCAGAACAAGAACAGCAGCTACTTTGTTGAATGGATTCCCAACAATGTCAAGACCGCCGTTTGCGACATCCCTCCCCGTGGCCTCAAGATGTCCGCTACCTTCATTGGCAACAGCACGGCCATCCAGGAGCTGTTCAGGAGGATCTCTGAGCAGTTCACAGCCATGTTTCGCCGAAAGGCCTTCCTCCACTGGTACACCGGCGAGGGAATGGATGAGATGGAGTTCACGGAGGCCGAAAGCAACATGAATGATCTGGTGTCTGAGTATCAGCAGTACCAGGATGCTACCGCTGATGAGATGGGAGAATATGAAGAAGATGAAATAGAGGATGAGGAAGAAGTCCGCCATGATGTTCGCCACTGA
- the LOC144526424 gene encoding uncharacterized protein LOC144526424 isoform X2, with product MLVFGLTVAFSVNVPMFSTLRFFEGFCLAGITLSLYVLRIELCLPGWRFSMTMVTSFVVLGGQLLMPGMAYLCRDWQVLQAVIICPLLLMLSYIWIFPESLRWLLATQQYCRSKWIMGHIAKKNQVNMELDTDNILTELQRALQKKPKKTCIVKMVGTRNLWKNIVVLCVNSLTGYGIHHCFARSMMDPEAQETTMFHNFYADYYTMAGIALASCMALCPAVGLMGRRGGLLMFMIITALASLLQLGLLNLLGKYSGHLNIDSSGTLNKNFSIAFSIIGMFSSQAVSNLSIFFCAEITPTVIRGGGLGLVLASAGFGMLTAPIMELHNQKGYFLHHIIFACCTLICIICILLLPETRFQPLPETLADGESYTRQSLLPPRKPGEQRLLLAQSESSRDYTRVHDTPLHEAAATVVSTMDSTASSAVDLTVLSVGNMSAPTFMEVHPGKPELKDPNGHSVLSLSTTPITALGKDSIIHASREHLLSSTPLHKPPCVTDPLLPDAEEPPAEVLESIEPLTDSAIPKMNDIGHSPTKESATTSSPPLDRSTPPVPQTVPASLLICTTPIIEPPPSSTLESPNTVGNEIDSIAPKFDPPLLEAANATLADSPTPSMHDSPPPSPTPSPVPITDCNISTDPPPSISTHSDIPIKLEIVEESTSTPRDSPITPVVDPQPPQLDSTSPCVNVVSPRSPTAPTPPSPVTVSPSPTPPPPIESGQTPSVASSTSPVIDTLNTTAPIPTILPVTDIVHTSTPESTTLTVQPTQDSAASLAVDSAATSITDLGATEATLPSLMVCTVSSPIDFGVLSIRDSASTENNSVNGVALL from the exons GGATTGAGCTGTGCCTGCCAGGATGGCGTTTTTCCATGACCATGGTGACCAGTTTTGTGGTGTTGGGTGGTCAACTGCTGATGCCCGGGATGGCATACCTCTGCCGGGACTGGCAGGTACTCCAAGCTGTCATCATCTGCCCCCTGCTACTGATGCTGTCCTACATCTG GATCTTCCCTGAGTCACTGCGTTGGCTGCTGGCCACTCAGCAGTACTGCCGCTCCAAGTGGATCATGGGACACATAGCAAAGAAAAACCAAGTGAACATGGAGCTTGACACCGACAATATCCTCACAG aACTGCAGAGAGCTCTTCAAAAGAAACCCAAGAAGACGTGCATTGTGAAAATGGTCGGCACGAGAAACCTGTGGAAGAATATTGTTGTGCTCTGCGTCAACTC GCTAACAGGCTATGGGATCCACCACTGCTTTGCCCGCAGCATGATGGACCCCGAAGCTCAGGAGACAACCATGTTCCATAACTTCTATGCAGATTATTACACCATGGCAGGCATTGCGCTGGCATCCTGCATGGCACTGTGCCCGGCAGTTGGCCTAATGGGCCGGCGGGGTGGCCTTCTCATGTTTATGATCATCACTGCCCTGGCGTCACTGCTGCAGTTGGGCCTGCTAAATT TGCTGGGGAAGTACAGTGGCCATCTGAACATAG ATAGCTCAGGTACGCTGAATAAGAACTTCTCCATCGCCTTCTCCATCATCGGCATGTTCTCTTCCCAAGCAGTCAGCAACCTGAGCATCTTCTTCTGTGCTGAGATCACACCCACTGTGATCAG GGGTGGTGGGCTGGGCCTGGTCCTAGCCAGCGCTGGCTTCGGCATGCTGACTGCACCCATCATGGAGCTCCACAATCAGAAGGGCTATTTTCTTCACCATATTATCTTTGCCTGCTGCACTCTGATCTGCATCATCTGCATTCTCCTGCTGCCCGAGACGCGCTTCCAGCCCCTCCCTGAGACCCTGGCTGATGGCGAGAGCTACACCCGTCAATCTCTCCTTCCACCGAGGAAACCTGGAGAACAGCGCCTCCTGCTGGCTCAATCCGAGAGCAGTAGGGACTACACCAGGGTACATGACACGCCGCTCCACGAAGCAGCCGCCACCGTGGTGTCCACTATGGACTCCACCGCCTCATCAGCTGTTGATTTGACCGTTCTGTCGGTCGGAAATATGTCTGCTCCCACGTTCATGGAGGTGCACCCTGGCAAGCCTGAGCTTAAAGACCCCAACGGTCACTCAGTTTTATCTTTATCCACAACCCCCATCACAGCCCTGGGTAAAGACAGCATCATACATGCCAGTAGAGAGCACTTGCTGTCTTCCACTCCGTTACACAAACCCCCATGCGTCACAGACCCACTTTTACCCGATGCCGAAGAACCTCCAGCAGAAGTCCTGGAATCTATTGAGCCATTGACGGATTCTGCCATTCctaaaatgaatgacattgGTCATTCCCCTACAAAAGAGTCAGCCACTACCTCTTCCCCTCCATTAGACCGTTCCACTCCCCCGGTCCCTCAAACTGTGCCTGCCTCCCTATTGATCTGCACCACACCCATCATTGAGCCCCCGCCTAGCTCCACGTTAGAATCCCCCAACACAGTGGGAAATGAGATCGACAGTATAGCCCCGAAATTCGACCCACCTTTGCTAGAGGCCGCTAATGCCACTTTAGCAGACTCCCCTACTCCATCTATGCATGACAGCCCCCCTCCATCCCCTACCCCCTCTCCTGTTCCGATAACAGATTGCAACATTTCCACTGATCCTCCACCCTCCATTAGCACACACTCTGACATTCCCATCAAGTTAGAAATAGTGGAAGAATCTACATCTACTCCTAGAGACTCCCCCATAACTCCTGTCGTAGACCCCCAACCACCACAGTTAGACTCTACCTCTCCCTGTGTTAATGTCGTATCCCCTCGTTCCCCTACTGCCCCTACTCCCCCTAGCCCAGTCACTGTTTCCCCTTCACCCACTCCCCCTCCACCCATTGAATCAGGCCAAACACCCTCAGTGGCCTCTTCCACTTCCCCTGTCATAGATACTCTCAACACTACTGCACCGATTCCTACCATCCTCCCCGTCACAGACATTGTGCACACCTCCACTCCGGAATCTACCACTCTGACTGTTCAGCCCACGCAGGATTCAGCTGCATCCCTTGCTGTAGATTCAGCAGCAACTTCCATCACAGATTTAGGAGCTACAGAAGCAACTCTCCCTTCTCTTATGGTCTGCACCGTCTCCTCCCCCATAGACTTTGGCGTCCTTTCCATCAGGGACAGTGCCAGCACAGAAAACAACTCTGTCAATGGTGTGGCGTTGTTATGA
- the LOC144526279 gene encoding tubulin beta-2A chain isoform X1 has protein sequence MREIVHIQAGQCGNQIGAKFWEVISDEHGIDPTGSYQGDSDLQLERINVYYNEASGSKYVPRAILVDLEPGTMDSVRSGPFGQLFRPDNFVFGQSGAGNNWAKGHYTEGAELVDSVLDVVRKESENCDCLQGFQLTHSLGGGTGSGMGTLLISKIREEYPDRIMNTFSVMPSPKVSDTVVEPYNATLSVHQLVENTDETFSIDNEALYDICFRTLKLTTPTYGDLNHLVSATMSGVTTCLRFPGQLNADLRKLAVNMVPFPRLHFFMPGFAPLTSRGSQQYRALSVPELTQQMFDAKNMMAACDPRHGRYLTVAAIFRGRMSMKEVDEQMLSVQNKNSSYFVEWIPNNVKTAVCDIPPRGLKMSATFIGNSTAIQELFRRISEQFTAMFRRKAFLHWYTGEGMDEMEFTEAESNMNDLVSEYQQYQDATADEMGEYEEDEIEDEEEVRHDVRH, from the exons ATGAGGGAAATCGTTCACATCCAGGCTGGACAGTGTGGAAATCAGATTGGGGCGAAG TTCTGGGAGGTGATAAGTGATGAGCATGGTATCGATCCAACCGGTAGTTACCAAGGTGACAGTGACCTGCAGCTGGAGAGGATAAATGTCTACTACAATGAGGCATCAG GCAGCAAATATGTCCCTCGTGCCATTCTGGTCGACCTGGAGCCAGGAACCATGGATTCAGTTCGCTCCGGCCCGTTTGGACAGCTATTCAGGCCTGACAACTTTGTATTTG GTCAAAGTGGAGCAGGAAATAACTGGGCCAAGGGTCACTACACTGAGGGAGCTGAGCTAGTCGACTCAGTGCTGGATGTGGTGAGGAAGGAGTCTGAAAACTGTGATTGCCTCCAGGGCTTTCAGCTCACCCACTCACTGGGCGGAGGCACAGGTTCAGGAATGGGTACACTGCTCATCAGCAAGATCCGCGAGGAGTACCCCGACCGCATCATGAACACCTTCAGTGTCATGCCTTCCCCAAAGGTGTCTGACACTGTGGTGGAGCCCTACAACGCCACTCTCTCTGTCCACCAGCTAGTGGAGAACACAGATGAGACCTTCAGCATTGACAATGAGGCCCTGTATGATATTTGCTTCCGCACACTGAAGCTGACCACACCTACCTACGGAGACCTCAACCACTTGGTTTCAGCCACCATGAGCGGGGTGACCACCTGTCTACGCTTCCCTGGTCAACTCAACGCTGACCTCCGTAAGCTGGCTGTCAACATGGTGCCCTTCCCCCGCTTGCATTTCTTCATGCCGGGCTTTGCGCCCCTTACAAGCAGGGGCAGCCAGCAGTACCGCGCCCTCTCCGTGCCAGAGCTCACGCAGCAAATGTTCGATGCCAAGAACATGATGGCAGCCTGTGACCCTCGTCATGGACGCTACCTCACTGTGGCAGCCATCTTCCGCGGCCGTATGTCAATGAAGGAAGTGGATGAGCAGATGTTGAGTGTGCAGAACAAGAACAGCAGCTACTTTGTTGAATGGATTCCCAACAATGTCAAGACCGCCGTTTGCGACATCCCTCCCCGTGGCCTCAAGATGTCCGCTACCTTCATTGGCAACAGCACGGCCATCCAGGAGCTGTTCAGGAGGATCTCTGAGCAGTTCACAGCCATGTTTCGCCGAAAGGCCTTCCTCCACTGGTACACCGGCGAGGGAATGGATGAGATGGAGTTCACGGAGGCCGAAAGCAACATGAATGATCTGGTGTCTGAGTATCAGCAGTACCAGGATGCTACCGCTGATGAGATGGGAGAATATGAAGAAGATGAAATAGAGGATGAGGAAGAAGTCCGCCATGATGTTCGCCACTGA
- the LOC144526279 gene encoding tubulin beta-2A chain isoform X3, whose product MREIVHIQAGQCGNQIGAKFWEVISDEHGIDPTGSYQGDSDLQLERINVYYNEASGSKYVPRAILVDLEPGTMDSVRSGPFGQLFRPDNFVFGQSGAGNNWAKGHYTEGAELVDSVLDVVRKESENCDCLQGFQLFRRISEQFTAMFRRKAFLHWYTGEGMDEMEFTEAESNMNDLVSEYQQYQDATADEMGEYEEDEIEDEEEVRHDVRH is encoded by the exons ATGAGGGAAATCGTTCACATCCAGGCTGGACAGTGTGGAAATCAGATTGGGGCGAAG TTCTGGGAGGTGATAAGTGATGAGCATGGTATCGATCCAACCGGTAGTTACCAAGGTGACAGTGACCTGCAGCTGGAGAGGATAAATGTCTACTACAATGAGGCATCAG GCAGCAAATATGTCCCTCGTGCCATTCTGGTCGACCTGGAGCCAGGAACCATGGATTCAGTTCGCTCCGGCCCGTTTGGACAGCTATTCAGGCCTGACAACTTTGTATTTG GTCAAAGTGGAGCAGGAAATAACTGGGCCAAGGGTCACTACACTGAGGGAGCTGAGCTAGTCGACTCAGTGCTGGATGTGGTGAGGAAGGAGTCTGAAAACTGTGATTGCCTCCAGGGCTTTC AGCTGTTCAGGAGGATCTCTGAGCAGTTCACAGCCATGTTTCGCCGAAAGGCCTTCCTCCACTGGTACACCGGCGAGGGAATGGATGAGATGGAGTTCACGGAGGCCGAAAGCAACATGAATGATCTGGTGTCTGAGTATCAGCAGTACCAGGATGCTACCGCTGATGAGATGGGAGAATATGAAGAAGATGAAATAGAGGATGAGGAAGAAGTCCGCCATGATGTTCGCCACTGA
- the LOC144526279 gene encoding tubulin beta-4B chain isoform X4, whose product MREIVHIQAGQCGNQIGAKFWEVISDEHGIDPTGSYQGDSDLQLERINVYYNEASGSKYVPRAILVDLEPGTMDSVRSGPFGQLFRPDNFVFGQSGAGNNWAKGHYTEGAELVDSVLDVMEFTEAESNMNDLVSEYQQYQDATADEMGEYEEDEIEDEEEVRHDVRH is encoded by the exons ATGAGGGAAATCGTTCACATCCAGGCTGGACAGTGTGGAAATCAGATTGGGGCGAAG TTCTGGGAGGTGATAAGTGATGAGCATGGTATCGATCCAACCGGTAGTTACCAAGGTGACAGTGACCTGCAGCTGGAGAGGATAAATGTCTACTACAATGAGGCATCAG GCAGCAAATATGTCCCTCGTGCCATTCTGGTCGACCTGGAGCCAGGAACCATGGATTCAGTTCGCTCCGGCCCGTTTGGACAGCTATTCAGGCCTGACAACTTTGTATTTG GTCAAAGTGGAGCAGGAAATAACTGGGCCAAGGGTCACTACACTGAGGGAGCTGAGCTAGTCGACTCAGTGCTGGATGTG ATGGAGTTCACGGAGGCCGAAAGCAACATGAATGATCTGGTGTCTGAGTATCAGCAGTACCAGGATGCTACCGCTGATGAGATGGGAGAATATGAAGAAGATGAAATAGAGGATGAGGAAGAAGTCCGCCATGATGTTCGCCACTGA
- the LOC144526422 gene encoding desmoglein-2-like protein: MAPLLKCSLFILLACFLTLVPVGAEGKGFHRQKREWIIAPRQLEENNDYRGLPYIARIRSDKENYTTIWYSLSGPGVDQPPVGRFVIDRNTGFVTVTSILDREEIPYYHLRGLAKYTDGTFAEKDIDLNITVLDLNDNPPIIKVQQVGYVNESSAAGTVVMKVIATDADQENTLNSKIFYRIVGQSSTAGMFSINSETGEVIVRQSTLDRETQDTYKLTIQASDMGGKAGGLSGTGEIVIKILDINDNIPTMEKDSYEGSVQENTINVEVMRIKAVDMDLIYTENWLAVYEIVSGNEAGYFSITTDNRTNEGIIMIHKALDYEELKTLNLEVALSNKAAYNFGSGIMTGTIIPKTYPVKINVINQKEGPRFQPSVKVVTISEDQSSIFINKVITTYSAIDSDTLQTATNVRYAKFKDEGNWLIVDEKTAEIKLNKLPDRESKLLINGTYYAEIICISNDDTSKTATGTIAIQVEDFNDHCPKLTTTIQTMCLEDNVIFATAVDEDKFPNSAPFEFTVIQGSSKGGWTVEYLNETTAILRDNANLWPGTYKVAVDIKDQQGKSCADVQMMDVIVCSCYDVTKTCMPRTAKTVDFGAKGVLLLLLGLLLLLLLPLLLLFCLCGGAAAIGDFKAIPYDTKQQLISYHTEGQGEDKEVPLLLVPVEVDGGTTNVKNINTYEGKGYPGELNGFGAAAGGDAAFVTGLNTLTMTAEDMRQYNQYNHSGWQGGLDYSDGMMTGQENNFSQYRVGAFDGMALSDQYLEEYYSSKANHAAHQSQQKDALLVYDYEGKESLAGSIGCCSLLENDDDLAFLNDLGPKFKTLAEVCQGSTLVTESVDAKLSFSSPRPVSPVQPSTHTYVHTHTEKIRDRDHANINTLNTSNVASGSSTIVHEERITERAQGLATVPTVHVQDKSGISSQTLLIQQPTMYYAATPMYVVESKPQMVLVSGGTQQALSQVGQVGLSQGLVQVGGLQSGQGLIQVGGLQSGQGMVQVGGLQGGQGMVQVGGLQGSHGVVLVDRQVGMGGVTGQVAQGHSQGTHSRSRQVLVVENGSSQGEQGAHLAQGFVQTGHRSAEQGLEVRGQGLNVQTESFSLASRGSTGSNEDFTVTATPKLKGSQRVVVQRKKVSVTERNIESSTRA; the protein is encoded by the exons ATGGCTCCACTGCTGAAATGCAGCCTTTTTATTCTGCTGGCGTGCTTCCTAACG CTTGTTCCTGTGGGGGCAGAAGGAAAAGGCTTTCACAGACAGAAAAGAGAATGGATCATAGCTCCCAGACAGCTTGAGGAGAACAACGATTACAGAGGCTTGCCTTATATCGCTAGA atTCGCTCTGATAAGGAGAACTACACCACGATATGGTATTCTCTATCGGGGCCTGGTGTTGACCAGCCCCCTGTTGGTAGATTTGTTATTGACCGTAACACTGGCTTTGTGACAGTCACATCCATTCTAGACCGAGAGGAGATACCCTACTACCAT TTACGAGGCTTGGCAAAATACACTGATGGGACCTTTGCTGAAAAGGATATTGACCTTAATATTACTGTTTTGGATTTAAATGACAACCCACCGATCATTAAAGTACAGCAAGTTGGATATGTCAATGAATCAAGTGCAGCAG GTACTGTTGTGATGAAAGTGATAGCAACTGATGCTGATCAAGAGAACACACTCAACTCCAAGATTTTCTACAGAATTGTGGGGCAGAGTAGCACAGCTGGGATGTTCTCCATCAACTCTGAAACTGGAGAGGTCATTGTTCGACAGAGCACTCTAGATAGAGAG acacaAGATACATATAAGTTGACTATACAAGCATCAGATATGGGTGGAAAAGCGGGAGGACTTTCAGGAACCGGAGAAATTGTGATCAAAATTCTGGACATAAATGACAATATTCCAACCATGGAAAAAGATTCG tatGAAGGGAGTGTGCAGGAGAACACTATCAATGTGGAAGTGATGAGGATCAAAGCCGTTGACATGGATCTGATTTACACTGAAAACTGGCTGGCTGTGTATGAAATCGTTTCAGGGAATGAGGCAGGCTATTTCAGTATCACTACTGATAATCGGACCAATGAGGGAATTATCATGATTCACAAG GCCTTGGACTATGAGGAACTAAAGACGCTCAACTTGGAAGTGGCTCTTTCTAACAAAGCAGCATACAATTTTGGCAGTGGGATCATGACTGGGACTATAATCCCAAAAACCTACCCCGTTAAAATCAATGTGATCAATCAGAAGGAAGGCCCCCGATTCCAACCAAGTGTCAAAGTGGTGACTATCTCTGAGGACCAGTCTTCCATCTTCATCAACAAAGTTATCACTACCTACTCTGCTATTGACAGTGACACGCTACAAACAGCCACCAATGTAAG GTATGCTAAATTCAAAGATGAGGGCAACTGGTTGATTGTTGATGAAAAGACGGCAGAGATCAAGCTGAATAAGCTTCCTGACAGAGAGTCCAAGTTATTGATCAATGGAACATATTATGCTGAAATTATATGCATCTCCAATG ATGATACCTCAAAAACTGCCACAGGGACCATAGCCATTCAGGTGGAGGACTTTAATGACCACTGTCCGAAACTGACCACTACAATCCAGACCATGTGCCTCGAGGATAATGTGATCTTCGCCACAGCCGTAGACGAAGACAAGTTCCCCAATTCTGCACCATTTGAATTCACTGTGATTCAGGGGAGCAGCAAGGGGGGGTGGACAGTGGAGTATCTTAATG AAACCACAGCCATTCTGCGAGACAATGCCAACTTGTGGCCAGGCACATACAAAGTGGCAGTGGATATTAAAGACCAGCAGGGAAAGTCATGTGCTGATGTTCAGATGATGGACGTAATTGTGTGTAGTTGCTATGACGTCACTAAAACCTGTATGCCGCGCACTGCAAAGACTGTGGATTTTGGAGCTAAAGGTGTCCTACTTCTGCTCCTGGGACTGCTgcttctcctgt TGCTGCCCCTTCTGCTGCTGTTCTGCCTGTGTGGAGGTGCAGCAGCTATTGGAGATTTCAAGGCCATTCCATATGATACAAAGCAACAGCTCATCTCATATCACACTGAGGGACAGGGAGAAGACAAG GAAGTTCCTCTTCTACTTGTCCCAGTGGAAGTTGATGGTGGCACAACGAATGTCAAGAACATCAACACCTATGAGGGAAAGGGGTACCCTGGAGAACTGAATGGATTTGGAGCTGCAGCAGGGGGAGACGCAGCCTTCGTCACGGGCCTAAATACTTTAACCATGACAGCCGAGGACATGCGCCAGTACAACCAATATAACCATTCCGGTTGGCAGGGGGGGTTGGACTACAGTGATGGGATGATGACAGGACAAGAAAATAATTTCTCCCAATACAGGGTTGGGGCCTTTGATGGGATGGCTCTATCTGATCAGTACCTGGAGGAGTATTATTCAAGT aaagCCAACCATGCTGCACACCAATCCCAGCAAAAGGACGCTCTGCTGGTCTATGACTATGAGGGTAAGGAGTCCCTGGCAGGTTCTATAGGTTGCTGCAGCCTTCTTGAGAATGATGATGACCTTGCGTTCCTCAATGATCTCGGGCCTAAATTCAAAACCCTGGCTGAGGTTTGTCAGGGGTCGACCTTGGTAACAGAGTCTGTGGATGCAAAGCTTTCTTTCTCGTCACCCAGACCAGTGTCTCCTGTCCAGCCCTCCACCCACACATATGTCCATACTCACACAGAGAAAATCAGGGACAGGGACCACGCCAACATCAACACCCTCAACACCTCCAATGTAGCGTCTGGATCCTCCACCATTGTGCATGAGGAGAGAATCACTGAGAGAGCCCAGGGTTTAGCCACCGTTCCCACCGTACATGTCCAAGACAAGAGTGGGATTTCCAGTCAGACGCTGCTCATACAGCAGCCCACGATGTACTACGCTGCCACACCCATGTATGTAGTCGAGTCCAAGCCCCAAATGGTGCTTGTGTCAGGGGGCACCCAGCAGGCATTGAGTCAAGTAGGCCAAGTTGGGCTAAGTCAGGGGCTGGTGCAGGTTGGTGGCCTGCAAAGTGGTCAGGGGCTAATTCAGGTTGGTGGCCTGCAAAGTGGTCAGGGGATGGTGCAGGTTGGTGGCCTGCAAGGTGGTCAGGGGATGGTGCAGGTTGGTGGCCTGCAAGGTTCTCATGGTGTGGTCCTTGTAGATAGGCAAGTAGGAATGGGTGGAGTGACAGGGCAGGTAGCACAAGGCCATTCACAAGGAACCCACTCCAGGTCTAGACAGGTGTTAGTGGTGGAGAACGGGTCCTCACAGGGAGAGCAAGGTGCACACTTAGCACAGGGCTTTGTTCAGACAGGACATAGGTCTGCAGAACAGGGTTTGGAGGTAAGAGGCCAAGGTTTGAATGTTCAAACTGAGAGTTTTTCACTGGCTTCACGCGGTTCTACAGGATCAAATGAGGACTTTACTGTGACAGCCACACCCAAATTGAAAGGAAGCCAGAGAGTGGTTGTTCAACGTAAGAAGGTCTCTGTCACTGAGAGGAATATTGAATCTAGTACAAGGGCGTAA